Proteins encoded together in one Candidatus Acidiferrales bacterium window:
- a CDS encoding dihydroorotate dehydrogenase-like protein, translated as MIDLKTKYLGLQLKNPIVPSASPLSKNLDSMKRLEDAGASAIVMYSLFEEEIAHESAELDHYLHYGTESYPEALTYMPSAAEYNLEPDAYVDLLRKAKESLGIPVIPSLNGITPGGWIKYAKHFEDAGADAIELNVYYIATDERLTSLDIEERYIDVLSEVKEAVKIPVAVKLSPYFSSLPNLAARLVKAGADGLVFFNRFYQPDINLDELEVIPGVALSDSTASRLPMRWIAIFYGKLKVDLAASSGIHTAEDVIKTVMVGADITMMCSALLQNGAGHIAKILADMTLWFEEHEYESVAQMKGSMSQKSVADPGAFERANYIKALNRFKLLI; from the coding sequence ATGATCGATCTCAAAACGAAGTACCTCGGACTGCAGCTTAAGAACCCGATCGTTCCGTCGGCGAGCCCTCTCTCGAAAAATCTTGATAGCATGAAGCGCCTGGAAGATGCGGGTGCTTCTGCCATCGTGATGTATTCACTCTTTGAAGAAGAAATCGCGCACGAAAGTGCCGAGCTCGATCATTACCTGCATTATGGCACGGAAAGCTATCCAGAAGCCCTGACATACATGCCGTCTGCAGCGGAGTACAATCTCGAGCCGGATGCTTATGTGGATCTCCTAAGAAAGGCGAAAGAATCTTTAGGGATACCGGTTATTCCGAGCCTGAATGGAATCACCCCGGGCGGGTGGATAAAGTATGCGAAACACTTCGAGGATGCGGGTGCAGATGCGATCGAGTTGAACGTTTATTATATCGCGACCGATGAGAGGCTCACATCTCTGGATATCGAGGAGCGTTACATCGACGTTCTTTCGGAAGTAAAAGAGGCAGTGAAAATCCCTGTGGCCGTAAAGCTGAGTCCTTATTTTAGCTCGCTGCCGAATTTAGCTGCGAGACTTGTTAAAGCCGGAGCGGACGGGCTCGTCTTCTTCAATCGTTTTTACCAGCCCGACATCAATCTCGATGAGTTGGAAGTCATTCCGGGGGTTGCGCTGAGCGACTCGACTGCAAGCCGGCTTCCCATGAGATGGATCGCGATTTTTTATGGAAAGCTCAAGGTCGATCTTGCGGCTTCGAGCGGTATCCATACGGCGGAGGACGTTATCAAGACGGTCATGGTCGGCGCTGACATAACCATGATGTGTTCTGCATTGCTACAAAATGGAGCCGGTCACATCGCAAAAATCCTCGCCGACATGACTCTCTGGTTCGAGGAGCATGAGTATGAATCGGTGGCACAAATGAAGGGAAGCATGAGCCAGAAGTCCGTCGCCGACCCGGGAGCTTTCGAGCGCGCGAATTATATCAAGGCGTTGAACAGGTTTAAGCTCCTGATATAA
- a CDS encoding HAMP domain-containing sensor histidine kinase: MKIRLSLRNRIFLGLGGLTFAALSVVWIIIRPQYEKSVVAERITILQQLQSFEVQNIDSQIGAWITATKSVAAQLTDDPKGGEALLVDAITLFPNIVQIRVNSPGISEQINGQNVTYPSPAFQIADSMFVASSDPTVMLAWLTGLSGSPSEAFVTRTTFKVADRLFFVNIMWDAGILQRYLTRLPFGSTYFLGIFAGNRVVYKNRYDLRIIDTSFTYRRTYNLRLVRLREENWQTATSTFQNANMNVVVAVPEKTIIAPVNQLLIYSSTLIIAIMTALLVLGWFMSHQISKPIEMLVKDVERMEDLDFRQGVRIPALHDFHKMGETIESMRRSLERYQRLNVEKIILEEWKNKLLMNHSGDLIAIADGDGKLVFRNAKFNELCQLISLDGDVAMKDDVIHHARIKPLKETIQTEEAGSFTTYFVQSELKVEFENEVAQYYRVNDLTILRGAENLGSLIIFHDLTNDRLIDQMKTDMMNVIVHELRNRVTTISMLSTLLSREGAMEESKRRESLNIIAKSMQTLNDLINRFLNISRLESRRVDYTKTLSDIVTIVRDELEREMLQFQEKSLKSEFIVSDEIPLSVVVPELIHDAVANLLSNAIKYGGPDRTIEVNLSRMDNSILLSVTDHGYGISPEAQEKLFSKFYRVLTDEKVKDQVGTGLGLAYVKEIAAYHNGSVSLESNPEIGCRFTLTIPIVEGPAE; the protein is encoded by the coding sequence ATGAAAATTCGTCTCTCTCTGCGGAATCGAATATTTCTGGGCCTAGGCGGCCTTACATTTGCTGCGCTGTCGGTAGTTTGGATAATTATCCGTCCGCAATATGAAAAAAGCGTCGTGGCCGAGCGGATCACCATTCTCCAGCAGCTTCAAAGCTTTGAAGTCCAAAACATTGACAGCCAGATAGGAGCCTGGATCACTGCAACAAAATCTGTGGCCGCGCAGCTGACGGATGATCCAAAGGGGGGCGAAGCACTTCTCGTTGACGCAATCACGCTGTTTCCAAATATTGTCCAGATCAGGGTCAATTCACCAGGCATTTCCGAGCAAATAAACGGTCAAAATGTAACCTATCCGTCACCAGCTTTTCAAATCGCGGACAGCATGTTTGTAGCGTCCAGCGATCCCACAGTGATGCTCGCATGGCTCACCGGACTTTCCGGCTCTCCCTCGGAGGCATTTGTGACTCGAACAACTTTCAAGGTTGCAGACAGATTATTCTTTGTCAATATCATGTGGGATGCGGGCATTCTTCAAAGATACTTGACGAGGTTACCGTTCGGATCGACTTATTTCCTGGGTATCTTCGCAGGGAACCGTGTCGTTTATAAGAACCGCTATGATCTCCGAATAATCGATACCTCTTTTACCTACCGGCGTACCTACAATTTGCGGCTCGTTCGCCTGAGAGAAGAGAACTGGCAAACTGCAACGAGTACTTTCCAAAACGCAAACATGAACGTAGTCGTCGCGGTTCCTGAAAAAACCATCATTGCACCGGTGAATCAATTGCTGATTTACTCGTCCACACTTATCATCGCAATTATGACAGCTCTTCTTGTCCTCGGATGGTTCATGTCGCATCAAATAAGCAAGCCGATTGAAATGCTCGTGAAGGACGTTGAACGAATGGAGGATCTCGATTTCAGACAGGGGGTTCGAATTCCAGCCTTGCATGATTTTCACAAGATGGGCGAGACAATAGAGTCCATGAGACGTTCCCTCGAACGATACCAGCGCTTGAATGTCGAGAAGATTATTCTTGAGGAGTGGAAGAACAAACTATTGATGAACCACAGCGGTGATCTGATAGCGATCGCAGACGGCGACGGGAAGCTTGTCTTCCGGAATGCAAAATTCAACGAGCTGTGCCAGCTCATTTCGCTCGATGGCGATGTTGCCATGAAGGATGATGTGATACACCATGCGAGGATTAAGCCTCTGAAGGAAACGATACAGACTGAGGAGGCAGGCTCTTTTACAACTTATTTCGTCCAATCCGAGTTGAAGGTCGAGTTTGAAAACGAAGTCGCCCAGTACTACAGGGTAAACGATCTTACGATCCTTCGCGGCGCCGAAAATTTGGGGTCGTTGATAATTTTCCACGATCTTACGAATGATCGCCTCATCGACCAGATGAAAACGGATATGATGAATGTAATAGTGCACGAACTGCGAAACCGGGTCACGACCATTTCTATGCTGTCTACGCTCTTGTCGAGAGAGGGTGCCATGGAGGAGAGCAAGCGTCGCGAATCTCTCAACATCATCGCGAAAAGCATGCAGACTCTCAACGACCTGATTAATAGGTTCCTCAATATCTCCCGTCTTGAGTCCCGCCGCGTCGACTATACTAAGACACTTTCGGACATCGTAACCATCGTCCGAGATGAACTCGAGAGAGAAATGCTTCAGTTCCAGGAGAAGTCGCTGAAGTCGGAGTTTATCGTTTCCGATGAAATCCCGCTTTCCGTAGTCGTACCCGAATTAATCCATGACGCAGTCGCGAATCTACTGTCGAATGCGATTAAGTACGGAGGTCCCGACCGGACCATAGAGGTGAATTTGTCGCGGATGGATAACTCGATTCTGTTGAGCGTTACGGATCACGGTTACGGCATTTCTCCTGAAGCCCAGGAAAAATTGTTCTCGAAGTTTTACAGAGTATTGACTGATGAGAAGGTGAAAGACCAGGTTGGGACCGGACTCGGTCTGGCATATGTAAAGGAGATTGCGGCCTACCATAACGGCTCCGTCTCGCTTGAATCGAATCCGGAGATCGGATGCAGGTTTACATTGACGATCCCCATAGTGGAAGGGCCTGCCGAATAA
- a CDS encoding FecR domain-containing protein, translating into MNTRVHQGLCVLLAMLIFLPSLQAQKKSIEFRASELSGTAFAFAGDSTAWPIIVSLAIRNVASNSFTLSVAAQKQLKGFAIEHNRVLQAREQMSLLIENGARVFASDQLDSVMSFFSMYEHAIREGSVEEAHRHAAQIMAGMEQMQKLTDENRDEAVDARLAQKTGTVDKRRGYLGAWQTAFLGDLFVAYDGVKTGEKSIALLSFVDGVDVSVDPNTTVIIRASKRDRLSQKVKRNMALVNGSLLTMFSEKAKETNDFSFEAGTSESVVKSAKFWASAKGDLSAKISNYEGTIDLSASNVRVTLQSNEGTIIKKGQPPLRPITLLPPPHLNWRLNDSIIYVDHLILKWEEVAGAAQYEVEASPGKNFDQETKRFATASTDFELLGIPLASTYVRLHCIDRYGLRGIDSPVYTIIRTENTPRPPILIDGWNTDLRYTVLEEVTIHGRTRTDVALAINGRAVELDSSGAFSYIARLHKPETVLDIVAQDNSGNVSRRELSIIPMDSSKVFQVDWNCPIIGGELSATGPTIEARGTAYPRVRVVAEVGDQKVTALTSPRGIWAMSLKPERSKLLRLTFESIDDACPIGSKTWKVR; encoded by the coding sequence ATGAATACGCGAGTCCACCAGGGTCTATGTGTGTTGCTGGCGATGCTAATCTTTCTGCCATCTCTTCAAGCACAGAAGAAATCGATCGAGTTTAGAGCTTCGGAACTGTCTGGGACTGCGTTCGCTTTTGCCGGCGACTCGACGGCGTGGCCGATCATAGTGTCGCTGGCGATTCGCAATGTCGCTTCGAATTCTTTCACGTTGTCCGTCGCAGCTCAAAAGCAGTTGAAGGGATTTGCCATCGAACACAATAGAGTCCTGCAGGCAAGGGAGCAAATGTCGCTGCTGATAGAGAACGGTGCGAGAGTCTTTGCAAGCGACCAACTGGATTCCGTTATGAGTTTCTTTTCGATGTATGAACATGCCATCCGGGAAGGCTCCGTCGAAGAAGCCCATCGACATGCCGCGCAGATCATGGCAGGTATGGAGCAAATGCAAAAACTGACCGACGAGAACCGGGACGAAGCTGTCGATGCCCGGCTGGCACAAAAGACCGGAACGGTCGACAAGCGCAGAGGATATCTTGGTGCCTGGCAGACCGCATTTCTCGGGGATTTATTTGTTGCATACGACGGTGTCAAGACGGGAGAAAAAAGCATCGCGCTCCTCAGCTTTGTGGATGGCGTTGATGTTAGCGTGGATCCAAACACGACCGTGATAATTCGTGCATCCAAGCGCGACAGGCTGAGCCAAAAGGTGAAACGGAATATGGCGCTCGTCAACGGTAGTCTCCTGACGATGTTTTCCGAAAAAGCGAAAGAGACAAATGATTTTTCCTTCGAGGCCGGTACATCTGAGTCGGTTGTCAAATCGGCCAAGTTCTGGGCAAGTGCGAAGGGAGATCTAAGTGCGAAGATCTCCAACTATGAGGGCACGATCGATCTATCTGCCAGTAACGTCCGCGTCACTCTCCAGAGCAACGAGGGAACAATCATAAAAAAGGGACAGCCTCCGCTCCGGCCTATAACGCTTCTTCCGCCGCCTCATCTCAACTGGCGCCTGAACGATTCCATCATTTACGTCGATCATCTCATTCTGAAATGGGAAGAGGTTGCCGGGGCAGCGCAATATGAAGTGGAAGCCAGTCCGGGGAAGAACTTCGACCAGGAGACGAAACGGTTCGCGACCGCTTCAACGGATTTTGAGCTGCTCGGCATACCGTTGGCATCGACCTACGTTCGATTGCACTGCATCGACAGATATGGGTTGCGAGGGATCGATTCGCCTGTTTATACCATTATCAGGACTGAAAATACGCCTCGTCCTCCTATCCTAATTGACGGGTGGAATACTGATTTGCGATACACGGTTCTTGAAGAGGTGACCATACATGGAAGAACTCGGACAGATGTCGCGCTCGCTATAAACGGAAGAGCTGTGGAATTGGATTCGTCGGGAGCATTTTCTTACATTGCTCGCTTGCACAAGCCCGAGACCGTCCTGGACATCGTGGCACAGGACAACTCGGGTAATGTCAGCAGGAGGGAGCTCTCCATAATACCGATGGATTCGTCGAAGGTGTTCCAGGTTGATTGGAACTGTCCGATCATTGGAGGAGAACTTAGTGCCACGGGCCCGACGATAGAGGCTCGAGGAACCGCATATCCGCGCGTCCGAGTTGTCGCTGAGGTGGGCGACCAAAAAGTCACCGCGCTGACGAGTCCGCGAGGAATTTGGGCAATGTCTCTCAAGCCCGAGAGGAGTAAGTTGTTGAGATTAACTTTTGAATCCATCGACGATGCATGTCCCATCGGCTCGAAAACCTGGAAGGTACGGTGA
- a CDS encoding PKD domain-containing protein: MLVLILANNVFAQDVFMFVAGREAPVTIRGDAVHSYDFIIKPPPRSVSSELEIYDASLGGVADVFYKGRAMETTYQLYTYRNGRADRMMKTLTVAKDARYINRWTDFDSLDPAGSPEGWLLRVSAGHGRESNSFKLRVRGSSSDSSEHKWEIYALNLPVCLYKVPIGDEVQFRPVSDKTDDIRQLSFAGGEGAVVYMKDEFGRSFRLSRGSISFDSSAGDLGNRWGIAVGGSHLRINNVVVKGNSPLLWRWKPVIVGRVAPRKVSAKQLPGNDCLSARFALSGETKRQVVKSEPIWVLAKTTIEGDSSIISFVHAGTYSGKVFLPTTGMYFPKYWVGDFTARIIAPPDPKISLPKRILSPGETIVLTAKESQEDIIAAYRWYVNNEYRGSKPSLLFSSLLPGKYVVRLIEKNSSLSSKCNEASTTEELRVNSRPYVEINAPKVIAHSMPVKFLASNASDSDGDSLIYSWSGTGIVSPHDQPSISLTHEKPGNYRISLTVSDQTGTANSDYTATFSYRVDADPVPMFSLPTMAAPGDEISLSALDSRDPDDSNLKFHWEVSNGMNFSGPTAKFSFAQPGDYVVKLTADDGQGVANSVQSTEHKIHIDAPVVPIITAADSSNLSRQNFSGSKTKSADSAGVSYAWDFGDGSKGVGESVTHVFQTGGKFTITLTVDDGKKQSNSVQNATHVIVINKNPIAEFSLPSEWEPGKTLRVSGTRSYDPDGIVTGYTWIVNGNTVGHDSIAALVFPEPGDYAVALKVKDNSGFEDAAGLKTARIHVNYPPVIKWEMTPKVAEPGEVVTFDSKGTSDPDGEIKSVVWNFSDGTSAEGAVVKKAFKESGVVVCKITVNDGEGFENSAQTEEFSLLVNSPPIIVTRDLIRTNSRIVNLDASKSYDIDGQALKFEWLLPDGTRRYESTFNWEAPGGGIHFLTLTVDDGQGKKNSIARETIRVIVNRPPVAVVDSIIYSCSGRTVLFNGSRSYDPDKDPLIAEWKFGDGTTSAEINPVHTYTEPGYYEARLIISDGFAEKPSVATLPVIIEGSPQAVQDFSDTTVCLNTPIEFDGTRSSDPNGPIGSFAWNFGDGTTAFGRKVSHAYSKTGTYRAELTVIGNGSGRCSRVSQATSTVRVVEGPVAMFSIPQAVSVGEYITTDASGSKTEGKVLSTDWSIRSKDTSFTIEGSRADFIPRSPGKYDVTLTIVLETAASCGTATLTRTVVVNAPPVLRWNVPDAVALGDLLTMDATASTDPDGVIINYNWKFDGKTVATTPVASMVMVAPGNHILSLLITDNSGTSSRSVYKEMTVFVNSKPNPDFSLPDKLYEGEIVHLVPARFTDADGDSLSFVWKMDGIENDPSGLHLTIPGKHAITLIANDGRQMSNSVDSVSKEIFVTLKPDLNSVNFQKDWIAGSEVEISNITSLPQVGFVTDSGFMSRTKVGSAGKQIIVLAWNPQGTILEKEQFDIEVWPSLEFKNVPAPVNTEWNPSNPTKVLNAPDVNRPDSRNVRYEWRKGGVVVGYGKIVSVPLTKGENVFSVTATDQDMVGARPVTVNVVVACQ, translated from the coding sequence ATGCTTGTCTTGATATTAGCGAACAATGTATTTGCGCAGGATGTTTTCATGTTTGTCGCAGGGAGAGAGGCACCCGTGACAATCAGAGGCGATGCGGTACACAGTTACGATTTCATCATCAAGCCACCTCCCCGGTCGGTTTCTTCGGAACTTGAGATATACGATGCGTCACTGGGCGGAGTGGCCGATGTCTTTTACAAAGGGCGCGCCATGGAGACCACATATCAATTGTATACTTACAGGAACGGCCGCGCCGATCGAATGATGAAAACACTCACGGTTGCAAAAGATGCCAGATACATCAACCGTTGGACTGACTTCGATTCATTGGATCCTGCTGGCAGTCCCGAGGGCTGGCTTCTCAGGGTTTCCGCCGGCCATGGGAGGGAGTCAAATTCATTTAAGCTCCGCGTCAGGGGAAGTTCATCGGATTCTTCTGAGCACAAATGGGAAATATATGCACTCAATCTGCCGGTATGTTTGTATAAGGTTCCTATAGGCGATGAGGTCCAGTTCCGTCCGGTCTCGGATAAAACAGATGACATCCGTCAACTCTCCTTTGCTGGTGGCGAGGGAGCCGTAGTCTATATGAAAGACGAGTTTGGCAGGTCTTTTCGTCTCTCCCGTGGAAGTATTAGCTTTGACAGCTCGGCGGGAGATCTTGGCAATCGATGGGGAATTGCAGTCGGCGGATCCCACCTCCGAATCAACAATGTAGTCGTCAAAGGCAACAGTCCGCTTCTCTGGCGATGGAAGCCGGTAATTGTCGGGAGGGTCGCCCCAAGAAAGGTTTCAGCGAAGCAGCTTCCTGGGAACGACTGTCTGTCTGCGCGCTTCGCTCTCTCCGGGGAGACCAAACGCCAGGTTGTCAAATCGGAACCGATTTGGGTACTCGCTAAGACGACGATAGAAGGAGACTCTTCGATTATCTCCTTTGTCCATGCGGGAACGTACAGTGGAAAAGTTTTCTTGCCGACGACAGGAATGTATTTCCCAAAATACTGGGTAGGTGACTTTACTGCCCGGATAATTGCTCCGCCCGATCCGAAAATATCTCTACCGAAGAGAATCCTGTCTCCAGGCGAAACCATAGTGCTGACGGCGAAAGAATCTCAAGAGGATATCATTGCGGCTTACCGATGGTATGTCAATAACGAGTATCGCGGGAGCAAGCCTTCCCTTCTTTTTTCCAGCCTTCTACCCGGGAAATATGTCGTCAGGCTTATCGAGAAAAACAGCTCGTTGAGTAGTAAATGCAACGAGGCGTCCACCACGGAGGAGCTGAGAGTCAACTCCCGACCTTATGTTGAAATAAATGCACCGAAAGTGATAGCCCATTCCATGCCGGTAAAATTTCTCGCCTCGAATGCCAGCGACAGCGACGGTGATAGCCTGATATATTCCTGGAGCGGAACCGGCATCGTCTCTCCGCACGACCAACCGAGCATCTCGCTCACGCATGAGAAACCGGGGAACTATAGAATTTCGCTGACGGTATCCGATCAAACGGGGACTGCCAATTCGGACTACACCGCAACTTTCTCGTATCGAGTCGACGCAGATCCGGTCCCTATGTTTTCCCTCCCGACAATGGCTGCTCCCGGTGACGAGATTTCACTTTCCGCCTTGGACTCAAGAGATCCCGACGACAGCAATCTAAAGTTTCATTGGGAGGTTAGTAACGGCATGAACTTTTCCGGACCAACCGCGAAATTTTCGTTCGCACAACCCGGCGATTATGTCGTGAAGCTGACGGCCGACGATGGACAGGGGGTGGCGAATTCCGTCCAATCGACAGAGCACAAAATTCATATCGATGCTCCTGTAGTCCCGATAATTACCGCGGCGGACAGCTCGAATTTGTCGCGGCAGAATTTCTCAGGGAGCAAGACTAAAAGTGCAGACAGTGCCGGTGTTAGTTATGCATGGGATTTTGGTGATGGCTCGAAGGGCGTTGGAGAGAGCGTGACTCACGTTTTCCAGACAGGCGGCAAATTCACAATCACGCTAACGGTAGATGATGGAAAGAAGCAATCGAACAGCGTTCAGAACGCGACGCATGTCATTGTGATTAACAAGAATCCGATCGCTGAGTTTTCGCTTCCTTCAGAATGGGAGCCGGGAAAAACGCTTCGCGTATCCGGAACAAGAAGTTACGATCCTGACGGAATCGTCACCGGTTATACCTGGATCGTAAATGGAAATACGGTGGGACACGACAGCATTGCCGCTCTCGTTTTCCCCGAACCGGGAGATTATGCCGTGGCATTGAAGGTGAAAGATAACTCCGGATTTGAAGATGCAGCTGGGTTGAAGACCGCGCGGATCCATGTCAATTATCCTCCCGTAATCAAATGGGAAATGACTCCGAAAGTTGCCGAACCTGGGGAGGTAGTCACCTTCGACTCGAAAGGCACGTCCGATCCTGATGGCGAGATCAAATCCGTCGTATGGAATTTCTCCGATGGCACTTCTGCTGAAGGTGCTGTCGTGAAAAAGGCATTTAAAGAGAGCGGGGTTGTAGTCTGTAAGATAACGGTGAATGACGGAGAAGGTTTTGAGAACTCCGCGCAGACAGAAGAGTTTTCGTTGTTGGTGAACAGTCCGCCTATCATAGTAACCAGGGATCTCATCCGAACGAATTCACGGATCGTTAACCTGGATGCGTCGAAAAGTTACGATATAGACGGGCAGGCATTGAAGTTCGAATGGCTTCTTCCGGACGGCACTCGCCGATACGAGTCGACTTTCAATTGGGAAGCCCCCGGTGGAGGAATTCATTTCCTCACTTTGACGGTCGATGATGGGCAGGGAAAGAAGAACAGCATAGCACGCGAGACAATCCGGGTGATTGTGAACCGCCCCCCCGTCGCCGTGGTCGACTCCATCATTTATTCCTGCAGTGGTCGAACGGTGCTATTCAACGGGTCGCGGTCTTACGATCCGGATAAGGACCCGCTCATCGCCGAATGGAAATTCGGAGACGGCACGACGTCAGCGGAAATCAACCCTGTCCATACATATACAGAGCCCGGCTATTATGAAGCACGACTCATTATCAGCGATGGGTTTGCTGAAAAGCCTTCCGTTGCGACTCTACCGGTCATTATCGAGGGCTCTCCCCAGGCAGTTCAGGATTTTTCGGATACCACCGTGTGCTTGAACACTCCGATAGAATTTGACGGGACGCGCAGCAGCGACCCGAACGGTCCGATCGGGTCGTTCGCGTGGAATTTCGGCGACGGTACAACCGCATTCGGAAGAAAAGTCTCGCATGCATATTCAAAAACCGGAACGTATCGCGCTGAGCTGACGGTGATCGGAAATGGCAGCGGCAGGTGCAGTCGCGTCAGCCAGGCGACATCCACGGTTCGTGTAGTGGAAGGACCCGTCGCGATGTTTTCGATTCCCCAGGCCGTCAGCGTTGGAGAATATATAACCACTGATGCCTCCGGCTCGAAGACGGAAGGAAAGGTCCTGTCGACAGATTGGAGCATCCGGTCAAAAGACACGTCCTTCACGATAGAAGGTTCCCGTGCCGATTTCATACCGCGAAGTCCGGGAAAATATGATGTAACGCTCACCATCGTGCTCGAAACCGCTGCAAGCTGCGGGACGGCGACGCTCACTCGAACTGTCGTTGTCAACGCGCCGCCGGTCCTCAGATGGAATGTCCCGGATGCCGTTGCACTGGGAGACCTGCTCACGATGGATGCCACCGCATCGACCGATCCTGACGGAGTCATAATCAACTATAACTGGAAGTTCGACGGCAAGACCGTCGCGACGACCCCAGTGGCGTCGATGGTCATGGTTGCTCCGGGAAATCACATCCTTTCTCTGCTAATCACGGACAACTCCGGGACCTCGTCTAGATCAGTTTACAAAGAGATGACCGTCTTCGTCAATTCGAAACCTAATCCGGATTTCAGTCTGCCTGACAAGCTGTACGAGGGAGAGATTGTGCATCTTGTTCCGGCAAGATTCACGGATGCAGACGGTGACAGTCTTTCATTTGTATGGAAGATGGATGGTATCGAAAATGATCCATCGGGTTTGCATCTTACTATCCCCGGCAAACATGCAATCACGCTGATCGCGAACGACGGAAGACAGATGAGCAATTCGGTCGATTCGGTTTCCAAGGAAATCTTCGTCACGTTGAAGCCGGATTTGAACTCTGTGAATTTCCAGAAAGATTGGATCGCGGGGAGTGAGGTTGAGATTTCGAATATTACGTCTCTTCCGCAGGTCGGCTTTGTGACCGATTCCGGCTTCATGTCTCGAACAAAGGTCGGTTCGGCAGGGAAGCAAATAATCGTTCTCGCATGGAATCCACAGGGAACGATACTCGAAAAGGAGCAATTCGATATCGAAGTGTGGCCGTCTCTGGAATTCAAAAACGTTCCTGCACCGGTTAATACCGAATGGAATCCCTCGAATCCGACCAAAGTACTGAATGCGCCTGATGTGAACAGACCCGACAGCCGTAATGTCCGGTACGAATGGCGGAAAGGCGGCGTCGTTGTCGGTTATGGAAAAATCGTTTCCGTCCCGCTGACAAAAGGAGAGAATGTATTTTCCGTGACAGCAACGGATCAAGATATGGTCGGTGCTCGGCCGGTGACGGTTAATGTGGTTGTCGCCTGCCAGTAA